One genomic window of Struthio camelus isolate bStrCam1 chromosome 1, bStrCam1.hap1, whole genome shotgun sequence includes the following:
- the LOC104137922 gene encoding cytoglobin-1, with amino-acid sequence MSFSEAEVQSARGAWEKIYVDAEDNGTAVLVRMFTEHPDTKSYFTHFKGMDSAEEMKQSDQVRGHGKKVFTAINDIVQHLDNTEAFLGIVNPLGKKHATQLKIDPKNFKIICDIILQLMEEKFGGDCKASFEKVTNEICAHLNNAYKEAGW; translated from the exons ATGTCATTCTCTGAAGCAGAAGTGCAAAGCGCTCGCGGCGCCTGGGAGAAGATATATGTTGATGCGGAAGACAACGGGACAGCTGTGCTGGTCAG GATGTTTACAGAGCACCCAGACACCAAGTCCTACTTCACACACTTCAAAGGCATGGACAGTGCCGAAGAGATGAAACAGTCAGATCAGGTCAGGGGGCACGGCAAAAAGGTTTTTACTGCCATCAATGACATAGTGCAACATTTGGACAACACCGAAGCTTTTCTTGGGATAGTGAACCCCCTGGGCAAGAAACATGCCACCCAGCTCAAGATTGACCCCAAAAACTTTAAG ATTATCTGTGACATTATCTTGCAACTGATGGAGGAGAAATTTGGTGGAGACTGCAAAGCTTCCTTTGAGAAGGTGACCAATGAAATCTGCGCTCACCTGAACAATGCCTACAAAGAAGCTGGTTGGTGA